AAAGCAATTTTTACAGGTTAGATACCCAATTGAGTAAAATCAATACTCTGGCCCTGAACTGGACGGTTGTTCATCCTATCAATGAAAATTCCCCGTTTTTCGGATTCTCTGAGGATGATTTTAAAAATACGGATATCGAGATTATCGTTCAGGTACGGGCTTTTGATGAAGTCTTTTCGAATACCGTGGTTCAGAGATCTTCTTATACTACGGGTGAAATTGTTTACGGAGCGAAATTCGTTCCTATGTATTATCCGGATAAAGAAAACCTGAGCACAGTGCTGGATCTGGACAGGATCAATGAATATAGAAGGGAAGAACTTCCGGCATCGCTGAGAAATAAAGAATAAATGAATTTAGATTTTTATAAAAAACAGGCTTTACAAAAGCAGAAAGACCACAAAAAATTCCTGGACGGACTGAAAAAGAAACCGCCCAAAAAACTTGATTATATTGTTCAGGAAACCCATGATGAAGTATTTGAAGAAATAGACTGCCTGCAATGTGCCAATTGCTGTAAAACAACAGGTCCTCTCTATACCGAAAAAGATATTGAACGTATTTCTAAACATCTGCGTATGAAGCAGGCTGATTTTGAAGCAAAATTCTTACGGGTAGATGAAGATAATGATAAAGTATTACAGAATCTGCCCTGCTTTTTCCTGAACGGGGATAATACCTGCTCCATCTATGAAGTAAGACCGAAGGCGTGTCGTGAATATCCTCACACCGATCGTAAAAAGATTTACCAGATCAATAACCTGATGCTGAAAAATACAGTAATCTGCCCTGCAGCTTTTGAGTTCGTAGAAAAGATGATGAAGAACGTAGCAAAGTAGTGTCTCTTCAAGATTTCCGGCCAAATTCAGCCGGATTATTTTTTTGCAAATTCTTCTTAAATAATTATAAAGTCCGTTAAATAAACCAGTTACGCATAATTTTATAAATGATGCCTCGTTTAAGTTAAACAATCATTTAAAGTATTACATTATGAAAAAGTTATTTTTAACGGCCGCATTCACATTGGCCGGTATGATCGCAGTGTCGGCACAAACAGAACAGAACAAACCTGCAGAGACCCCTGCCAAGAGCCCATCGACTACACAAACACAACAACCGGATTCAAAGACCAACACCACTACACCAGATACCGGTACCACACAGCAGAACACCACAACTACTGTAGAAACAACTCCCGCTACTGAAACAAGTAAAGTAACAACCATGGAGTCTACTAAGCCTACAGATGCAACGAAAGAAGAAAAAAAAGATAAGAAGAAGAAAAAGTAGTAGAAATTCATTTTAGCAAACACTAGTCGGAATCCTGAAATCTCGTATTTCAGGATTTTTTTGGTGTTTTTTGCGTAAAATAACTATATAGGTACTGTTTATTGTGATTGTTCAAAGCTATAAAAGTTAATGTCTAATTTGCTTTTTTAGTATCAGTCTCTTTCATACGGAACTTTACAATTTTACGTACCAGATCCAGCGGAAGAGAGGCATCCATCGGAAACTGTACAGCTCCTTTTGAAAATTTATAATTTCTTTCCTGAAAATCTTTTTCAAAATGGCTGATACCCTCAGCGCCGGGATAAAAGCCGATATGTTTTTTATATCCTGCAAAATAAACCAAAGGCTTTCCTTTGTATCTGAAAGCCGGCATCTGATATCCGATATATTCTTCAAGTCCCGGAGCCACTGCATGAATACATTGTCTCAGTTCAATCAGTTTTTCCTGGGTTTCTGCTGGAAACAGAAGAATATACTCATCAATATTTTTAAAAGTATTTTCCATACCTATAAAAATAAAAAAAAGTACTGCATATAGCAGCACTTTCTCCTTTCACTTTTTACTTTTTTCCCATTTCCCCGGGAACAGGCTATATTAAAAAAGGTCGGGAGTTTTTCCCAACCTTGTCTTTTTATGTTTACACAACTCCCTGAGCCAACATTGCTTCTGCCACTTTTACGAAGCCTGCAATATTTGCCCCTTTTACGTAGTTTACATAGCCGTCTTCGTCTTTTCCGTAGTCTCTGCAGGCTTTGTGGATACCGATCATGATTTCCTTTAATCTTGCGTCAACCTCTTCGGAAGTCCAGTTAAGACGGATAGAGTTCTGTGTCATTTCTAATCCTGAAGTGGCAACACCTCCGGCGTTGGAAGCCTTACCAGGAGAGAATAATACTTTATTGTCTAAGAAATAGTTGATCGCATCTAGTGTAGAAGGCATATTAGCCGCTTCAGTTACACAAAGACATCCGTTTTCAACAAGTTTTCTTGCATCATCTAAATCTAATTCGTTCTGAGTTGCAGAAGGGAATGCAACATCACACTTCACATCCCAAGGACGTTTTCCAGCGTGGAATTCAGCAGATGGATATTTTTTAGCATAATCTTCAGCTCTGTTGTTTCCGGAAGATCTAAGCTCTAATAAATAGTCAATCTTTTCTCCGCTGATACCGTCTTTATCATAGATATATCCGTCAGGACCAGAGATTGTTACCACTTTAGCACCAAGTTCAGTTGCTTTTTTGATAACTCCCCAGGCTACGTTTCCGAAACCTGAAACCGTTACGGTTTTCCCTTTGAAATCCTGTCCGATCGTCTTAAGCATCTGCTCAGCAAAGTATACTACCCCGTATCCTGTAGCTTCAGGACGGATCAATGAACCTCCGTAAGCAAGACCTTTTCCTGTAAGAACTCCGGTAAACTCGTTTCTGATTTTCTTATACTGTCCGAATAGATAACCGATCTCTCTTGCTCCTACACCGATATCTCCTGCCGGTACATCTGTTTCAGGACCGATGTGCTTACACAATTCCGTCATGAAAGCCTGGCAGAAACGCATAACTTCCATATCAGATTTACCCTGAGGATCGAAGTCTGAACCTCCTTTACCACCTCCCATCGGAAGAGTCGTCAAAGAGTTTTTGAATACCTGCTCGAAAGCAAGGAATTTAAGAACGGATAAGTTTACAGTAGGGTGGAAACGGATTCCTCCTTTGTATGGTCCAATAGCAGAGTTCATCTGAATTCTGAAACCTCTGTTAACCTGAATTTCTCCTTTGTCATCAACCCATGGAACTCTGAAAATAATGATTCTTTCAGCTTCAGCCATTCTTTCAAGCAGCTTCATTCCGTTATATTCTTTTTTCGTAGCAATGAATGGAATTACAGTTACGGCAACTTCTTTTACAGCCTGTAGGAATTCCGGTTCGTTAGGATTTTTTGCTTCAATTTTTGCAATAAACTCTTGGATTTTCTGGTCAATATTATATTGTTCCATATATTAAGGTTGAATATTATTGTCAACAAATTTAATTTTTTTTTCAAGATTCACAACACTATATTTTAACATTGTTAAAAATTAAATAATAATGTTTGAGAATATTATTAAATTAATAATTTATAAACAAATTTTATTAAAAATGAAATGTTATGTATGAAATAATGCAATATTAAGAAATCATTAATTCTTAAATTGCGATAAATTGTCTCCCGGAAAACGATTTTACTTTCCCTAAAAGTTCCAATTCCAGAATTATCGGTAAAATTTTATGTGATGAAATTGAAATCATCTGAGCCAGATCATCCAAAGAAATCTGTGGATTTTCTTTTATAGACTGATATATTGTGTTTTGACTGTCAGTGAGTTGTGTTGTTTCTTCACTGTAAGGGAACAGCTCTTCTATTTTTTCTTTTGGATCGTTAAATCCAAGCATTCCGACCAGATCTTTGACCGTTGAAATTGCTGTTGCTTTATTGTGGAAAATCAACTGGTTACAGCCCTGGCTGTAATGGTCTGTGATCTTTCCCGGAAGAGCAAATACATCCCGGTTATAATCATTGGCGAAAGCAGCTGTGCTTACAGATCCGCCCCCAAATCCGGTTTCCACCACTATGGTGGAAGGGGAAATTCCCGCTACAATCCGGTTTCTCTGAATGAAATTTTCCCGGTCGGGTTTTCTCGAAGAACTGAATTCTGTGAGCAATGCGCCTCCTTCCTGAAGTATTTTTTCAGAAAGCTTTCTGTTTTTTGAAGGATACAAAAACCGGAATCCGTGCGCAAGAACTGCTATTGTGGGTTTGCGGTTGCGGATTGACTGCTCATGAACCTCTTTATCTGCTCCCAATGCGAGCCCGCTTACTGATGCATAAGGATAGGATTGAGTGGTTTCAAAGAAGTTCTCAATGAATTGGCGGCCATAAGGTGTCATATTGCGGGTTCCTACAATACTCAGCTTCTGCAATGAATCGTCAAAATTCCCTTTTTGATAAAGTATGGCAGGAGCATCAGTACACTCATTGAGCAGAGAAGGGATTTCATTGAGATGTCTGAGCAGGATACGGATATTATTCTTTTCACAAAATTTCAATTCTTCTTCTGCGAATTTCAAATGATCCTGTCTGCCGATGTCAGAAACAGTTTTTTGTCCCATCCCTTCGAGCGCTTGATATTCTT
This portion of the Chryseobacterium arthrosphaerae genome encodes:
- a CDS encoding YkgJ family cysteine cluster protein gives rise to the protein MNLDFYKKQALQKQKDHKKFLDGLKKKPPKKLDYIVQETHDEVFEEIDCLQCANCCKTTGPLYTEKDIERISKHLRMKQADFEAKFLRVDEDNDKVLQNLPCFFLNGDNTCSIYEVRPKACREYPHTDRKKIYQINNLMLKNTVICPAAFEFVEKMMKNVAK
- a CDS encoding iron chaperone, producing MENTFKNIDEYILLFPAETQEKLIELRQCIHAVAPGLEEYIGYQMPAFRYKGKPLVYFAGYKKHIGFYPGAEGISHFEKDFQERNYKFSKGAVQFPMDASLPLDLVRKIVKFRMKETDTKKAN
- the gdhA gene encoding NADP-specific glutamate dehydrogenase, with the protein product MEQYNIDQKIQEFIAKIEAKNPNEPEFLQAVKEVAVTVIPFIATKKEYNGMKLLERMAEAERIIIFRVPWVDDKGEIQVNRGFRIQMNSAIGPYKGGIRFHPTVNLSVLKFLAFEQVFKNSLTTLPMGGGKGGSDFDPQGKSDMEVMRFCQAFMTELCKHIGPETDVPAGDIGVGAREIGYLFGQYKKIRNEFTGVLTGKGLAYGGSLIRPEATGYGVVYFAEQMLKTIGQDFKGKTVTVSGFGNVAWGVIKKATELGAKVVTISGPDGYIYDKDGISGEKIDYLLELRSSGNNRAEDYAKKYPSAEFHAGKRPWDVKCDVAFPSATQNELDLDDARKLVENGCLCVTEAANMPSTLDAINYFLDNKVLFSPGKASNAGGVATSGLEMTQNSIRLNWTSEEVDARLKEIMIGIHKACRDYGKDEDGYVNYVKGANIAGFVKVAEAMLAQGVV
- the dprA gene encoding DNA-processing protein DprA, with product MISEEYLYAIALRECNQIGDINFHKLVRTFGSAQEAWKKAKKEYQALEGMGQKTVSDIGRQDHLKFAEEELKFCEKNNIRILLRHLNEIPSLLNECTDAPAILYQKGNFDDSLQKLSIVGTRNMTPYGRQFIENFFETTQSYPYASVSGLALGADKEVHEQSIRNRKPTIAVLAHGFRFLYPSKNRKLSEKILQEGGALLTEFSSSRKPDRENFIQRNRIVAGISPSTIVVETGFGGGSVSTAAFANDYNRDVFALPGKITDHYSQGCNQLIFHNKATAISTVKDLVGMLGFNDPKEKIEELFPYSEETTQLTDSQNTIYQSIKENPQISLDDLAQMISISSHKILPIILELELLGKVKSFSGRQFIAI